The following are encoded in a window of Armatimonas rosea genomic DNA:
- a CDS encoding glycoside hydrolase family 2 protein, translating into MDRRRFLQSTALGVWTMSEPEQPQEPARGWELRREGAKEWKPATVPGCWERDGIPGAVCGPVWYRTAPPAPTSGGAGTRLWWELDAVSYHCEGFADGAKIGEHTGLWDAFAWELPAGARELTLKVEKPGNERFPVKQTLAGFLPYVWGTWGGPWQDVRVRATGPARIQSVFALGELSGRLSGDIELDVAPGAAATLELRLSDAEGKVVVGRTLQASGSGKVPFELQLAKPQLWSPESPTCYLLTVVVGVGGRLSDQQTRTVGFRKLQVEGDRILLNDQPIYFRAPLSWGWYEQSMAPNPPLEVFEQELKKLKALGFNGMKLCLWIPPRRYFELADRLGVLLWVELPLWLPEKSAFFTQQTPGEYERIVRQIGDHPSIVLWTIGCELGEGLDTAFQGKLYAQVKKQTGSTLVRDNSGSAECYGGPLPEHADYWDFHLYCDLPFARTTFDAFAPRWRERQPFLFGEFADQDALRDLPAILKRDKTPPWWTLSDPQRNPKGVRWEYAVTEQRKALEENGLLPRLAELRESSAKQALLARKHTLELTRSYPFTTGYVVTGLCDTPITTAGLYDDLGELRYDPSAFNGDTVLFIEPDRGRAWTAGGDRPAWPDRWGVRVGEKVRRHVGVSHFGKGLGPGAVLRWSTSTGQSGQLTLAPLTTGEVKELGLIEFVAPEKAQKLTLTVELTAAGKTLSQNTWPLWAFETPRTGQSVSLYDPFQVLKGFPEATRWQVAPQTPLPLGLGGPGIVVTTTWSDALLTFAQNGGRVLYLQPNAATGLRATELPFFREALRLFENHPSWGSFPHEKTTDLLFYGLASDCALELDALQSFGVALTPILTRVDARTSKLHSYICEAQVGAGKLLLTTLRPYGGLGDQPSGLERATCGVALLRAWLEWLAR; encoded by the coding sequence CCACTGTGAGGGCTTCGCGGATGGAGCAAAGATCGGGGAGCACACGGGGCTCTGGGATGCCTTTGCCTGGGAGCTTCCCGCCGGCGCACGCGAGCTGACCCTCAAGGTGGAGAAGCCCGGCAACGAGCGCTTTCCGGTCAAACAAACCCTCGCGGGCTTTCTTCCCTATGTCTGGGGAACCTGGGGCGGCCCCTGGCAAGATGTCCGAGTCCGCGCCACCGGCCCCGCACGCATCCAGTCGGTGTTTGCGTTGGGGGAGTTGTCGGGGCGGCTCAGTGGCGATATTGAGCTGGATGTCGCGCCGGGAGCCGCGGCGACCTTGGAGCTTCGCCTGAGCGATGCGGAAGGCAAAGTGGTAGTGGGCCGCACTCTGCAGGCCTCAGGCTCGGGGAAGGTGCCTTTTGAGCTGCAGCTCGCCAAGCCGCAGCTCTGGAGCCCGGAGTCGCCGACTTGTTATCTCCTGACGGTTGTTGTGGGAGTGGGGGGGCGCCTCTCGGACCAGCAGACACGCACGGTGGGCTTTCGCAAGCTACAAGTCGAGGGTGACCGTATCCTGCTCAACGACCAGCCGATCTACTTCCGCGCTCCGCTCTCCTGGGGCTGGTACGAGCAGAGCATGGCACCCAACCCTCCGCTGGAGGTCTTTGAGCAGGAGCTCAAGAAGCTCAAGGCCCTGGGCTTTAACGGGATGAAGCTCTGTCTCTGGATTCCCCCCCGCCGCTACTTCGAGCTGGCGGACCGCCTGGGAGTCCTGCTCTGGGTGGAGCTGCCGCTCTGGCTCCCGGAGAAGAGCGCGTTTTTCACGCAGCAGACCCCGGGCGAGTACGAGCGGATCGTGCGGCAGATCGGGGATCACCCCTCGATCGTGCTCTGGACGATCGGCTGTGAGCTGGGGGAGGGGCTGGACACGGCGTTTCAGGGAAAGCTCTATGCCCAGGTGAAGAAGCAGACCGGCTCGACCCTGGTGCGGGACAACTCGGGCTCGGCGGAGTGCTACGGCGGCCCGCTCCCCGAGCACGCCGACTACTGGGACTTTCACCTCTACTGTGACCTGCCCTTCGCCCGCACTACTTTCGACGCCTTCGCGCCCCGCTGGCGCGAGCGCCAGCCCTTTCTCTTTGGCGAGTTCGCCGACCAGGACGCGCTCCGGGACCTGCCCGCGATCCTCAAGCGGGATAAAACTCCGCCCTGGTGGACCCTGAGCGATCCCCAGAGAAACCCCAAGGGAGTCCGCTGGGAGTATGCGGTCACCGAGCAGCGCAAGGCACTGGAGGAGAATGGCCTGCTCCCACGCCTGGCGGAGCTGCGGGAGTCGAGCGCAAAGCAGGCGCTCCTGGCACGCAAGCACACGCTGGAGCTCACCCGCTCCTACCCCTTCACCACGGGCTATGTTGTCACCGGCCTCTGCGATACGCCCATCACCACCGCCGGCCTCTACGACGACCTGGGAGAGCTGCGCTATGACCCGTCGGCGTTCAACGGCGACACGGTGCTCTTTATCGAGCCGGACCGGGGCCGTGCCTGGACCGCGGGGGGGGATCGTCCCGCCTGGCCGGACCGCTGGGGAGTCCGTGTGGGCGAGAAGGTGCGGCGGCATGTCGGGGTCTCGCACTTTGGCAAGGGGCTGGGGCCGGGCGCGGTCCTGCGCTGGAGCACGAGCACGGGGCAGAGCGGGCAGCTGACCCTGGCACCGCTGACGACCGGCGAGGTCAAGGAGCTGGGGCTGATCGAGTTTGTGGCACCCGAGAAGGCGCAGAAGCTAACCCTCACCGTGGAGCTCACCGCGGCGGGAAAGACCCTCTCCCAGAACACCTGGCCGCTGTGGGCCTTTGAGACGCCGCGGACGGGGCAGAGTGTCTCGCTCTACGATCCCTTTCAGGTGCTCAAGGGCTTCCCCGAGGCTACTCGCTGGCAGGTGGCACCGCAGACACCGCTTCCCTTGGGGCTGGGAGGGCCGGGGATTGTCGTGACTACCACCTGGAGCGATGCCTTGCTGACCTTCGCTCAGAACGGAGGGCGGGTTCTCTACCTCCAGCCCAACGCCGCGACCGGGCTCCGCGCGACCGAGCTTCCATTCTTCCGCGAGGCGCTACGGCTCTTTGAGAACCACCCGAGCTGGGGGAGCTTTCCGCACGAGAAGACAACGGACCTGCTGTTCTATGGGCTCGCCAGCGACTGTGCCTTGGAGCTCGATGCCCTGCAGAGCTTCGGCGTGGCCCTCACCCCCATCCTGACTCGGGTGGACGCGCGGACATCGAAGCTTCATTCCTATATCTGTGAGGCGCAGGTGGGGGCAGGTAAGCTCCTGCTGACCACTCTACGCCCCTACGGTGGCCTAGGAGACCAGCCCTCCGGCCTTGAGCGCGCGACTTGCGGGGTAGCTCTCTTACGCGCTTGGCTGGAGTGGCTGGCTCGGTGA
- the tdh gene encoding L-threonine 3-dehydrogenase, with protein sequence MKAIVKSLAGEGATLQDVPTLTTAPFGHVLIKVQSVAICGTDFHVYSWDAWAAGRVKPPVIMGHEFSGTIVEVGEGVTSLKVGDFVSGESHKVCGHCLQCRTGQGHVCRNTQIFGVDTDGCFREFFAVPEASVIKNDPRIPPHIACLQDPLGNAVHAAMQGELAGRSVAVLGCGPIGLFGVAVCRALGAGVVFASDTSRYRLELAQKVGADHLFQIPGDDLEAAVLDTTDGQGVDVVLEMSGAPPAIQQAMRLARPGGRVSLMGIPSRPVELRISEDIIFKGLTLHGVVGRRLYETWTTMQSLLANNRINVEPILTHHLPFADFEQGMDLMRSGQCGKVVLDVSTAD encoded by the coding sequence ATGAAAGCTATTGTCAAGTCCCTCGCCGGGGAGGGTGCCACGCTCCAGGATGTCCCTACCCTCACTACCGCGCCCTTTGGGCATGTTCTGATCAAAGTACAGTCCGTTGCCATCTGTGGCACGGACTTTCATGTTTATAGCTGGGATGCCTGGGCTGCGGGCCGGGTCAAGCCGCCCGTGATCATGGGCCATGAGTTCTCCGGGACAATTGTCGAGGTGGGCGAGGGGGTGACCAGCCTGAAGGTGGGGGACTTTGTCTCCGGGGAGTCGCACAAGGTCTGTGGGCACTGCCTCCAGTGCCGCACGGGCCAGGGGCATGTCTGCCGCAACACGCAGATCTTTGGGGTGGATACTGATGGCTGCTTCCGTGAGTTCTTCGCGGTCCCTGAGGCCAGCGTGATCAAGAACGACCCGCGCATTCCCCCGCACATCGCTTGCCTCCAGGACCCGCTGGGCAACGCGGTCCATGCGGCGATGCAGGGCGAGCTGGCCGGGCGCAGTGTCGCCGTGCTGGGCTGTGGTCCCATTGGGCTGTTTGGGGTGGCGGTCTGCCGAGCACTGGGCGCGGGCGTGGTCTTTGCCTCGGACACGTCGCGGTATCGCCTAGAACTGGCCCAAAAAGTGGGCGCGGATCACCTTTTCCAGATTCCCGGCGATGACTTGGAGGCTGCCGTCCTCGATACCACCGATGGCCAAGGGGTCGATGTGGTGCTGGAGATGAGCGGTGCGCCGCCCGCGATCCAGCAGGCCATGCGCCTCGCCCGCCCCGGTGGCCGCGTCTCGCTCATGGGGATTCCGTCGCGCCCGGTGGAGCTGCGTATCTCGGAGGACATTATCTTCAAAGGCCTGACACTCCATGGCGTGGTCGGCCGCCGTCTCTACGAGACCTGGACCACAATGCAGAGCCTGCTGGCCAACAACCGCATCAATGTCGAGCCGATCCTCACCCACCACCTGCCCTTTGCGGACTTCGAGCAGGGGATGGACCTGATGCGCTCCGGGCAGTGCGGCAAGGTCGTGCTGGATGTCAGCACCGCCGATTAG